CCTGGTGGAATGGATAAATCCCACCTCACCAGCTTCTCGTTCCGCCTCATACACACTCAATGAGTCTCTCTCTCTAATAAAACCACCACACAACCACCACCCCAGACCacctactttctctctctaaaaccaaACCATGGGCGCTAACACGTCATTCTTAACCACAGAAACCTCCGAAACTTCACCAAACCTAAACCTCGGAGACTTACCAGAAAACTGTATAGCTTTGGTGTTATCCTACTTAAAACCACCGGAGATCTGCAAACTAGCTAGAGTTAACCGAACATTTCGTGCAGCTTCCTCTGCTGATTTCATCTGGGTCCCTAAACTGCCGTGTAATTATCATCATCTGGCAATGGTTGATGATAAGAAAAGACCGGGTGAAAAGGAGATATTTGCAAAGTTGAGTAGACCTGTGTTGTTCGATGGTGGCAATAAGGTagggtttttgtttttgtttttgttttgagtTGATCGATCACACTATGAGTTACGTTTGGAGTGAGATTTTAATGTTTTGTTTCAGGAATTTTGGGTGGATAAGATCACCGGTGGTGTTTGTGTATCGGTTTCTTCGAAGAGTTTGACGATCACTGGGATTGATGATCGGAGATATTGGAATCATATTCCTTCTGATGAATCAAGGTGGGTttattttcttttgctttttgtATAAGGCTGGTGGTGGGTGTGGCATAGGCTTTATCGCGCAACATTAGCTCAGGCGCCACCTCATATGGGGCTTTAACCCCGTTCTTTAATATCCTTGCAATTATTTAAAGccttttttaaataatataaaaaagaataagaaaaaggaaataaaaaaagGGAAATGTGATTGGTGGAAAAGAAATGGATCACACATGCATACTTAATAACGCTTGTTACTGGGCTGGCGGAGGATCGATGGCGCCCCCATTGGCGAGGGGATGGATAGGGGGCACTAAAAGTGATTATGTGGCCAGAGGCAGTATACCACACCCCTGGCCTAAGGGTGTAAACGAGCTAAACAGTTGGTCAGCTACTCGACTCGTTAAAAGCTCGAATCAAAGCTTGACAAATTCAGAGCTCGAGTCTAAAAGTGAACCTCTTCAATAAGAGCTATTATTGAACTTGAGGTTGCTCGCGTGTGTATTAACAACAATAATAGCTCTTATTGAAGAGGTTCACTGTTataattctataatttttgtttagTATATTTAATACATGCTTATATAACAACAATAATTATTACACATAAGATTATGataaaatttattaaattattaaataatatatattatgttatatataatttaaattttaaaagtgTATATATACATAGGGATGGGTTGAAACAAGAAACAGctgtgagaactttttgatcccgTGCGAGTTGGGCCAAaatttttttgcacaaacgtagatgaaaatattataaacacatctgtaaaaaaagtaaaaaaaattgtcgAGGCGTTAGTTTTGACTGATGCAAGTTTTTTTTACGCGCTGGCGTAAAATTTTATAGCAGATAACTATTTTTTTGTCAGGGCCTAAAAAAAATTTGCATCAGTCAAAACTAACGACTCGAAAatttttttctactttttttacagatgtgtttataatgtATTCATCTACTTTTGTGCAAAAAAATTTTGGCCCAACTCGCGCatgatcaaaaagttctcacggttctcacaagtCGCAATAGTTCTCATTTTAACTCATCCCTATATACATAATTCATATATAACAATTGAACCAAGTCGAGCTTAATTAATAACGCTTGAAAACGAGCCGTGCTAGAGCGCAAGCTATCATAATTTAAACTAGTCAACTCGAGGTTACacgagctcaagctcggctcgttcaCACCCCTACTTTTGCATGTGTCCTCCAATTCCTCATAAATACAAGTATCCGTGTTTTAACATCATTCGTTTAACTACCAGGTTCCCTACGGTCGCATATCTTAAACAAATTTGGTGGGTGGAAGTACAAGGCGACGTCGAGTTTTGCCTTCCGGCCGGAACTTACACGTTGGCGTTCAAGCTCCGGCTAGGAAAAGTGATAAAACGAAATGGACGATGGGTGTGTAGCACTGAGGACGTCCATGGATGGGGCGTAAAACCCGTGGAGTTGAAGGTCATGACGGGCAGTGGTCAACATGTAGTTTCCAAGCAATTCTTGGAGACAACAGGAAGCTGGGAATACCACCGTGTCGGGGAGTTCATTGTCGATGATTCAAACAAACCGACGAAGGTGAAGTTTTCGTTGACGCAGATCGATTGCACACATACGAAAGGTGGTCTTTCTATAGATTCGGTTCTTATATGCCCTACCAACTTGGCACACGATTTCAAAACTTTACCATAATATATGTGTATAGTTTGAGGATGTCTTCTTTCGCTAAAAACTAGTTAGAATCTGGGTtcgatttttgaatttttttaattatttttgtaattatgCATTCATTGGTAGTCAGAATTGTAATATATGCTGTACAAGAGTGAGAGATTTGAAgtatatttttttaaagaaatatcATGGAAATAGGCATGTTAATTGAAGTGTTTATCAAAATAAGGATTGACTTTTGAAATTTGTAAAATGAGCGAACCGGTAAGAGAATGACAAGTAAGCAGAGACGACACCTTTTCTGTCTGGAATCTCCCTTTCATGCCCTTTTTTTTTATCCCACAAAAATAATTCTTGGATTCACATCTCATCTAAATAAttagtaaaaaaaattacaagTGTAAGTGTAAATGGTGCattagccaaaaaaaaaaaaaaaaattaaaggctAAATGGTGCACTAAAAATAGTACTTTCACTTTTACACTTGTAATTTTTTATTGGTGCCCTCTCCACACAAACACCTCTTTTTTAGTTAAATGGTGTATTAGGCTATTAGCCTTCAAATCAAGGACTAAAGGGTCGGCTTTTAGGTTATGAGGAGTGGATGGAGCCCTATGGGCTTTATCAAGTCCACGTACGATCCACATCAACAATGGAGCTTCTCTTTAATTTGTAGGGTGTGAATAGAGCCccttattaaacaaaattaaaaaaaaaaaatctgattggTTTAAAATTAGTGGGCCCCACCTGAATATGTGCATATGGGCATGATGCCCCATGGAGCCCCACACCTCATAGCCTTACACTTGTAACTTTTTATTGGTGGACCCACTTTTTCCGTGTAAATCGTGTGTTAGCTGAAAAATTAAAGGgctgaatgttttttttttttcatttctatttttcTTGATTACTGTCATAACGATGATTATTGCAGATGGTGTTAGAAAAACATTTCAAATTTAGGGGAATTCCTGAGAGTTTGTACATCGCAAAATATCTTCTTAGTTTCTCGATAAACACTTGCTACCCGAGTAACCGGTTGTTTTTACACAACTGTTCGTTATTGAGTTCAGCCTCACATCTTTTAATGGTAGAGTAATCTTTATTCAACATGAAAATGTGTCCTTATATCTTTCTTGACCATGTGTAATTGGTAATACCGTTTGTAGGTATCTAAAAAAGGTTATTGGATCTATCAGGCCGAATTTCTATGGCCATTTCCGAAAGTGAACTGCTTCGTTTGGCGGACGATTGATGGCAAGACCCCCTATGACGGATGCGTCTGCTGGAAAAAGATGTTTTAGATGGAGAAGGAAATGCCGACGTGTAGTATTCAAGCGGAGTCAACAAATCTTTATTAGCAACATATATTATAGCCATCTCTGTATGGTGGCGAGTCTGCATCTGGCTTAAAATCCCTTTTCCAGCCTCCTTCTCTTGTGATATCTTCAGGTCATCTGTTGAAGTATTGTATGGGTTTGGATATGCCTTAGGGGGGGTTGGAGGTAGTCTATGCGATTTTCTTGATGAAATCCTCAACAAAAAGGTGTTTAGAGGTATTAGACAATtcaaaaatattcaaaaatattGCCTCCAATCACTCCAATCAATTCTCCAGTGAATCCTCTCATTTAAAATATAGTAAATGTGTATCCATGTATTTTTGTAAAGAGGAAAATTCCTCTCCACTCAATCCTctctttcttttgtatttattTGCTATTCTCGGTCACTGTAAATCATGGGTAGAGATTGTAACTAGCTTGGTTTATATGGTATCAGCCATTTCTCTAAAAGATCCTCCCCTTCCTTTCATTGTTTGCCTCATCTTCCAgtatctttttttttcttcttcttttctatGGCCAACACCTCCGATCTCAGCGCTATTCCCCTTCACTCTGTAATTCACTTAATCAACATCAAATTAACCTCTACCAATTACCTACCATGGGAGAAACAAGTCACTCCCGTGCTGTCCTATCTCAAGCTTCTCGGTCACATAGACGGCTCCAACCCACCACCCACCGAAAAAATCACCACCAATGACCAAACCATTATCAATCCCGATTACGCAACCTGGAAAACCGCCGACCAGAAAGTCCTCTTGCTAATCAATTCGACCCTCTCTGAAGAAGCTATGGCCGAGACAATCGGACACTCTACCGCTTTTCAGGTCTGGAAGGCGCTTGCCGACGCCTACAGCCATTGTTCCATTGAACGTGTACACAATCTCAAAGACTCTCTTCGTACCATTCAAAAAGGCACCTCATCCGTTTCTGAATTCGGTCGTAAATTTAAAGCCTTAACGGACCAACTCGCCGCTATCGGACATCCGGTAAGTGACGAGGACAAACGTCACTGGTTCTTGTGTGGACTCGGCGCATCGTTTGAAAACTTTTCAACCTCTCAAAGGACCATCCGACCTGCCCCATCATTCCGTGACCTTCTCGCACATGCCGAAAATCAAGAGATGTTTCTTCAAAAAATCCATGGCTCCCAAACTCCTCAAGCCGCATTTTATGCGAATCAACCCAAAACCTACAACCATCGGCCAAATACTTCTCGGGGTAGAGGCCGTAACACCGCCTCCTCTAGAGGTCGTGGTGGAGCTCATACCAAACGGACACCCCACTGCCAGTTATGTAGACATGATGGTCATTATGCAAGCACTTGCCCACAACTAGCCTCCTATGCTAAAAAAGCCACTTCTCTTGATGCCAATCTAGCTGATGCTTTTCTTGCTCAATGCAATGTAGCTACCAACACTCCTGATTGGACTGCGGATTCAGGTGCCACCACCCACATGTTACCTACAACTTTTGGTTTAAACTACTCTAAACCACAAACCGGTAACACTAGTGTTACATTTGGGAACGGAGAATCTTTACCCGTTACCCACATCGGTAACACATCTCTTCAAAACAACATTCCTTTACAAAATGTTTTAGTCGTTCCTAATCTTACAAAAAATCTACTTTCTATTAGTAGATTAACTAATGATTCTCCTGTGGATGTCTTATTTTCTAACAATTATTTTCAAATTCAGGACCGAAAAACATTGGAAGTTCTAGCTAAAGGCACGTGTGAAAATGGTTTTTATGTTCTCACTCAAAGCCATAAGTCTCTTGTTGCCGCTCTCTCCGCTTCGCATCTTCGTGCTTCTTTCAATAAATGGCATAGTCGACTCGGACATGTCTCCTTTGACACTATTTCCATTTTAAACAAACGTGGTCATGTTTTTGTTACATCTTTGTTACCTAAACCAGGATTATGCAATTCTtgtgaaatgtcaaaagcaaaaCATTTACCTTTTCTTGAAAACAATAAACGTGCTAATCATGTCTTAGACCATTATTCATTGTGACCTTTGGGGTCCCGCACCAGTCTCATCCACCGATGGATACCGGTATTATGTCATTTTTATAGACGATTATTCGCGTTTTACTTGGTTATATCCTTTAAAGGCAAAATCGGAATTTCCTAACATTCTTACAACTTTTTTAACAtttgttcaaaatcaattttCTTCAAATGTTAAGATATTTCAAAGCGATGGAGGAACCGAATTTACAAATCACCAAGTACAAATGTGTTTTCAACAACATGGCATCCATCACCGAATTTCATGTCCTCACACCCCCGAACAAAATGGACGGGCGGAGCGAAAACATCGCCACATCACTGAAACCGGATTGGCCATGATGTTTAATGCCCATGCCCCACCAACCCTATGGTTTGATGCTTTTTCTACAGCCACATACATTATCAACCGACTTCCCACCAAAATTTTGAACAATATATCACCCTTTGAAATATTGTTTCACCAACCACCCACATATTCGAACCTTCGCATTTTTGGATGTCGCGTTTATCCATACCTTCGAGACTATGCCAAAAACAAACTTCTTCCTCGAAGTACTCCATGCATTTTCATTGGTTATAGTCCACGTTACAAGGGCTTTAGATGTCTAGATCCAACCACGGGTCGTATTTATACAACTAGACATGCCAGGTTTGATGAAGACATTTTACCTTTTCAAACAAATTGCACTTCCAACAATATTTCTCTACTTCCCATTACCAATTTTGACGAACAATTACCCACACCCTCACCCTCACCCATCCATACTTCTAAACAACAACCAAATCAGCCTATAAACTTACCTCAATCTCACTGCCACGACCCAATATTCCCTACACCCTTATTTAACCCAAATCCTCCTCCCACTACCCCAACCACCTCTCACACCCAATCAAACCCACTGTCACCTCCCTCAAACCATCAACACCAATCGCCTCCTTCAAACCAACCATCCAACCCATCCTCCCCGGCCCAATCAGATACACCACACTCATCATCGGACCAACACTCACCCTTGGACCAAACCTCGGGCCATAATTCCGAATCCTCCTCAACCGAACCCCAAGCCGTTAACCCCCATCCAATGACAACTCGATCCAAAAATGGGATTTTTAAACCAAAACATTTTGTAAATCTTTCACATCTATCCACTCATCATCCCCATCATGCCCTTTTTTCTAGTCATGTTCCAAAAGGAATAAAAACTGCTCTCAAAGACCCGAAATGGGTCAAGGCCATGCATAATGAACTTGATGCTTTACATGACAATCAGACATGGAATCTCGCCCCACGCCCACCCAACACCAACATCGTTGGATCTAAATGGATTTATCGCATCAAATACAAATCCGATGGATCCATCGATCGCTACAAAGCTAGACTTGTAGCTCAAGGATTCTCTCAAATCCCGGGTCTCGATTTCTCTTATACCTTTAGTCCGGTTGTAAAATCCTCCACCATCCGAGTTGTTCTAAGTCTTGCAACCATTAATCGTTGGAAGTTACGCCAACTTGATGTCAATAATGCCTTTCTAAATGGACATCTAACTGAAACCGTTTTCATGGAGCAACCTCCGGGCTTTGAAGATCCCAAACAACCAACACATGTGTGCAAACTAAACCGTGCTCTCTATGGTCTAAagcaagcaccacgagcttggtttCAACGACTTAGCACATTTCTTATTTCTcttggttttcaaaatagccGAGCCGATCCATCCTTGTTCATTTACAATCATCATGGGATCCTAATTTATCTCCTAGCCTACGTAGACGACATTGTTATCACCGGTAATAACGACACATTCATTAACAATTTTACGTCTCGTCTTGACAAGGAATTCAAAATCAAGGATCTTGGATTACTAAATTTTTTTCTTGGCTTAGAAGTAATTCACACTAAATTCGGTCTTTTTCTAAATCAATCAAAATATGCTTACGACATTCTCTCTCGAGCCGGTCTTCTTGACTCCAAACCCGTAGCCACCCCTTTAACATCCAAGGATGTTTTCACCACCCATGGTCAACCCTTTCATGACCCTACCCTCTACCGATCTCTCGTAGGGGCTCTCCAATATCTCACAATCACCCGTCCCGACCTCTCCTATGCCGTAAATCAAGCTAGTCAATTTCTTCAAAACCCCACCACAACTCACTTTCAATTAGTCAAAAGGATTCTTCGATATGTCAAAGGCACTTTATCTCATGGTCTAACTTTTGATAGACCACCTAACACAGTTTTATTAGGTTTTTCTGATGCAGATTGGGCACGCTGTCTTGACACTAGAAGATCGACCTATGGCTATTGCATTTACTTGGGTGGAAACTTAGTCTCTTGGAGTGCTAAGAAACAACCTACGGTCTCTCGATCAAGTTGTGAATCCGAATATAGAGCTATGGCAAACACCGCTGCAGAAATAATTTGGTTGACTCATCTCCTACGAGAACTTCATGCGTTACCTCCAGGACGTCCCGCTTTATTATGTGATAACAAGAGTGCTTTGTTCCTAAGCCAAAATCCTATCTCACATAAACGGGCAAAGCACATTGATATAGATTATCATTTTGTTCGCGAATTGGTTACCTCCGGTCGTCTCGACACGAAGTTCATCTCCACAGATCGCCAAGTCGCGGATATCTTCACCAAAAGTCTCCCTAAACCGCTGTTTGACAAGTTTCGCTCAATGCTTCGTCTCGGACCACCACCATCTTGCATTGACGGGGGGTATTAGACAATtcaaaaatattcaaaaatattGCCTCCAATCACTCCAATCAATTCTCCAGTGAATCCTCTCATTTAAAATATAGTAAATGTGTATCCATGTATTTTTGTAAAGAGGAAAATTCCTCTCCACTCAATCCTctctttcttttgtatttattTGCTATTCtcggttgggtagagattgtaaCTAGCTTGGTTTATAAGAGGTATCTAGACATCCTCATTCAAGATGATTGGAGATTTAAAGAAAATGACTTTCTGATGGGCTTTCAAACGGTTAATGTTTTCGGGTGTTTCTCTGGCAAACTGGAGCAACTTTAGAGGCATAGACTTTGGGTAGAGGTTCGGGCTATTTTGTTTGGGCCGAGTGTTTATGCTTTGTTTGTGTGTGTAGTTTGGTTTTGGTCTTTCATGTTCTATTTCAAATTGTGTTCGGGTGTTGTTGCTTGGTTTGGCTTAGCCTCTGGCTAGCCTTGATTTGGTGGAATAGTATTCTCTTTAgctattaaaaaacaaaaacaaaaattaagACTTTgtcagttactcatgttcttgtGATTTTGTGAAAAATCTATATATAATAATGTCTACATGTAGCAGCTTCCTATCTTGTCATTGATTGTTTTAGTGCCTACCTTTCTTGTGTTGGGATGTATACTTAAGTGGTGTTAACTTAGCTTCGTAGGCACCCCATACACATGGGCGGACCTACACTAAATGGGCCAGGGTCCCCGTACtccaatgtttttaaaaaaattagtagatccggtatattaaatttataaggaccccataaatacaattaggtggacaccatagaaagaaaaggaaagttggtGTAGTGGTAAACCTCCCTCTTTAACAACATGATGTAATGGGTTCAATCCTTGTATAGCctgttttttctgttttttttatctAGTTCAAACCTCGCTCTAACccaacccgaaaattttaacgttttattatgaaaattttgaacacTAAAAAAATGGACCCTGTTGAAAAAAaattctgggtccgccactgctccACATGAATGAATGTGGAGATGTGCGAAAACACATCTACATTATTCTAAGAGCATTTGCATTGCAAGCACTTTGGATCTAAAAAATATGCTTACGAGAGAGAGAGGATTTTGGATCTAGAAAACACTTATGAGAGAGAAAGAGGGAGAATGATACGTTGTTTATGTAGAACAGAGAGAAAAGGATGTTGGTCTTTGGTCAAGGAATAGTTTTTTGAAGTAATGTAAGGGGGATAGCAGAGAAAGAAATgtggtttgggtttgggtttgggtttgggggTGGGTCATTTTTGGGATGGTTTTTCGGACATGTGATGTGGCATGGATCAATGGCCCATTGCAATGCAAATGCTCTACGAAGTTCTTTCAACAATGTTTTTTCATATAATAGTTGTAACAACTCAACAATACCAATTTAAATTATTAGATTAATGTGAAATATATATGATCGAGTAGAAATTAGTAAAAGAAGGAAATCAATAATAAATACCACGCATGTGGTTAATTTAAAGTGATGATCGTGTTAGATTGAATTGAAGAACACGAACGCAAGCCATAATTTATTTGTGCCAACACTTCAATCCTAAGCCATACACACCTAAATCATACAACATAAACATGACTTGTTTAGCCTATATATTCAAATGAGTCAAAAGGGTTAATGGG
This is a stretch of genomic DNA from Helianthus annuus cultivar XRQ/B chromosome 16, HanXRQr2.0-SUNRISE, whole genome shotgun sequence. It encodes these proteins:
- the LOC110917381 gene encoding F-box protein PP2-A13, giving the protein MGANTSFLTTETSETSPNLNLGDLPENCIALVLSYLKPPEICKLARVNRTFRAASSADFIWVPKLPCNYHHLAMVDDKKRPGEKEIFAKLSRPVLFDGGNKEFWVDKITGGVCVSVSSKSLTITGIDDRRYWNHIPSDESRFPTVAYLKQIWWVEVQGDVEFCLPAGTYTLAFKLRLGKVIKRNGRWVCSTEDVHGWGVKPVELKVMTGSGQHVVSKQFLETTGSWEYHRVGEFIVDDSNKPTKVKFSLTQIDCTHTKGGLSIDSVLICPTNLAHDFKTLP